The following are encoded together in the Choloepus didactylus isolate mChoDid1 chromosome 7, mChoDid1.pri, whole genome shotgun sequence genome:
- the LOC119539840 gene encoding chromobox protein homolog 1 has translation MGKKQNKKKVEEVLEEEEEEYVVEKVLDRRVVKGKVEYLLKWKGFSDEDNTWEPEENLDCPDLIAEFLQSQKTAHETDKSEGGKRKADSDSEDKGEESKPKKKKEESEKPRGFARGLEPERIIGATDSSGELMFLMKWKNSDEADLVPAKEANVKCPQVVISFYEERLTWHSYPSEDDDKKDDKN, from the coding sequence atggggaaaaaacaaaacaagaagaaagTGGAGGAGGTgctagaggaagaggaagaggaatatGTGGTGGAAAAAGTTCTCGACCGTCGAGTGGTAAAGGGCAAAGTGGAGTACCTCCTGAAGTGGAAGGGTTTCTCAGATGAGGACAACACATGGGAGCCAGAAGAGAACCTGGATTGCCCTGATCTCATTGCTGAGTTCCTGCAGTCACAGAAAACAGCACATGAGACAGATAAGTCAGAGGGAGGCAAGCGCAAAGCTGACTCTGATTCTGAAGATAAAGGAGAGGAGAGTAaaccaaagaagaagaaagaagagtcaGAAAAGCCACGAGGCTTTGCCCGGGGTTTGGAGCCGGAGCGGATTATTGGAGCTACAGACTCCAGTGGAGAACTCATGTTcctgatgaaatggaaaaactctGATGAGGCTGATCTGGTCCCTGCCAAGGAAGCCAATGTCAAGTGCCCACAGGTTGTCATATCCTTCTATGAGGAAAGGCTGACGTGGCATTCCTATCCCTCAGAGGATGATGACAAAAAAGATGACAAGAATTAA